The window GGCGGCGGCGATTTCCTGCATCTTTTCATTACCCGCCGATGCGCTGAGCACCTGCCGCGAGGTAATGAATCCATAGAGTACGGCCACCAGGCCGCACGCTATCGCGATCATAACCGGATTCATGCGTGTCTATTCCTTCCCCATTGAAGAAGGGCGAACGCGAAGATAGCAGTCGAACGTCCGACTTATTGATGCCGGTTCGCTCTCTCCCCTGATGCGACCGCCCCAAATTGGACGCCGCGTTATGGGAAGAAAGCGAAACGAGGGCAAGCCCGGTTATTCGGCCGTTTCGCGGGGCTTTCGCGCTCAGTGCATGAAACCGAGATGCGCGGGCAGCGCGATCCGCTGCGCGCGGTGGGTCAGCATGATTCCCGTGCCGACCCCGGCGTGGCCGACCGGCGTGACCGCGACATTCAGCCCCGCCGATATCTCGCGGATCGCCGCCGCCGCGCCCGGGTCGGCCGCGAAAAGCAGCTGGTAATCGTCGCCCGCCGTCGCCGCGGCGAGGCGCGTGTCGAGGATATCGGGCCGCACCGCGAGCAGCGCCGCCGACAAGGGTATCGATTCGAGCATGATCCCAAGCTCGCACCCGCTCGCCGCCGCCATCCGCTGCGCGTCGATCAGCAGGCCGTCGGAAACATCCATCATCGCATGGACATGCGGAACCACCGCCCGGCCAAAGGTCAGCTGCGGCTGCGGGCGGCGATAGGCCGCGAGGCAGGTTTCGTTCGGTTCGACCTGCCCGAGCCGCATCGCGAGGCCGAGCCCCGCATTGCCGATCGTCCCGGTCACCCACAGCTGGTCGCCGGGCTTCACCCCGCCGCGCGACGGCGCGCCGCCCGCCGGCGCACGGCCGATCGCGGTCAGGCCAAAGCTGCGCGGCGTCCCCG is drawn from Sphingopyxis sp. OPL5 and contains these coding sequences:
- the thiL gene encoding thiamine-phosphate kinase; this translates as MSEADFIARLQAIATDPAARGLVDDAAVLGDLVLTHDMIVEGIHFLPDDTPQDVAWKLVAVNLSDLAAKGAAPIGVLVGYSLGDDDWNAAFVDGLDVALRRFGIVLLGGDTVRVPAGTPRSFGLTAIGRAPAGGAPSRGGVKPGDQLWVTGTIGNAGLGLAMRLGQVEPNETCLAAYRRPQPQLTFGRAVVPHVHAMMDVSDGLLIDAQRMAAASGCELGIMLESIPLSAALLAVRPDILDTRLAAATAGDDYQLLFAADPGAAAAIREISAGLNVAVTPVGHAGVGTGIMLTHRAQRIALPAHLGFMH